Below is a window of Brassica napus cultivar Da-Ae chromosome A5, Da-Ae, whole genome shotgun sequence DNA.
aaggaaaattttaagtttaatcATAATTAATATTGGGAAAAGAATTCTCATAGATATAAAACATTACTCCGATCCGACCAAActctttttaatcttttttttttagcaacccGACCAAACTAAACTCTTTTAATCAAATTGAATCAATGGAGGAAGAAAGATGGGAATCATCGCCACCTCCGGCCAAGAAGATGAAAGTGTCTCCGTCGTCGTCTGGGTTATGGTCGCTGCCAGATGAGGTGGCAGTTAACTGTCTGGCTCAGATCTCAAGATTCGACCTGGCGGCCTTAGCAATCGCCTCAAAGAGCCACCGGTCTCTCGTGTCTTCCCCTGAGCTCTTGGAACTGAGACGGCAGAAGGGTTGCACCGAGACGTGTTTCTACGTATGCATGCGCGTCTCTCCCGACCCGAGCCGCCCACCACGTTGGTTCATCCTCAGCCCTCACCATCGCCTGAACCCGATCCCGTGGAACCCCTCCCAGGCCTCGGAATCGTCCTCCTACGTGGCGGTGGACGGAGGGATCTACGTTTTGGGTGGACTCATAGACGGCCGCCACCGCACTCGAGATGTCTGGTTCCTAGATTGTTTCTCCCACACGTGGACACGCGTCCCGTCCATGAAGATGCCTCGTGCTTCCGCATCAGCGAACCTCGTCGACGGGAGGATATACGTTTCTGGAGGGTGTGTAGAGGAGAAAGCTAATCCCATAAACTGGTCAGAGGTTTTCGATATAAAGACCCAAACGTGGGGTCACTGGTATCTCCCCAAGTTGCGATTCAGTATCTGCCAGAGTGTGGTgatagaggaggagaagaaggttTACGTTGTTGACGAGGGGCGTCGAAGCTTCTACTTGTTGCCGAGTGAGTGTTTGTTTTGGAggttaaacaaaacaatttgcGACTTTATTCCGGGAACCAGAAACGATTGGTGTGCTATAGGGAAGCTTTTGTTCTGTCGTGGTACTACTTGCGGGAGGATACTGTGGTGTGAGCCTAATGAGTTGCGTTGGAAACCAGTCAAGGGTCTGGAGGTATATGATATATGCAGACTCAGCAGCAACTCTGCTGGAAACATTGTCATCTTCTGGAACTCCCATCTTCGTCAGACTTGGCTTTGGTCTGCTGAGATTTCCTTGCGGAGGGAACAAGAAGAGATTTGGGGTAAGATGGAATGGTCCGATGCTGTCTTCAAACTTgatactctctcaccctcatctgTCTTATACTCTGCTTCTGTTCTTGTGTCGGCTAAATGAATCTATGCATTATATTGATTTAACTTATAACATTGTGTAACAAACCTCAAGTTTAAAGCAAAGGGTTAAAGCatcaatattgtttttttattgttctgTCTTCATCCATCTTCTTTTATCTTGacatgaaaacaaaaagaattacAATAGGAACAGGAATCTATagtgatataaaataaaactcaGATAAATCTGTAATAATATTAATGTAAACAAAGATGTGTTTTGTCGTAGAGTACCAAAAAGGAGTAAATGAATTACATgataaatcaaatcaaattataGTAGAATCATGAGATACAGTGAAACTACCTGCAGGATAATATAACAATGAACAGAGAAAGATGAAGTGTGTAGTGTATTCTTAACGAGAGGCTCTTACGTTCTCTTGTTGGGTTCGAAGACGTATTTGATCAACGAATCTTTGATGGAAAGCAACTCTGGAAACTCCTTGCTGAGCTTAGCACCATCCATCTCGTTGTTGCTCCGTGGCGCAACAATGACCTTAGCCTGTTCTTCCAAGGTGAAGTTGGACCATTTGAAACCAGGCTCGATGTAGCTCTTGTACATCTCTAGTATCTCGTTGTGGCTCACCACTCCTGGATTGGTGAAGTTCCATATTCCCTTAAGGTTCCTCTTCGCCATCTCGATTGAGATTGGTAAGAGTTCGTCTAGTATGGTCATGCTGTTCGGGATGTTCACCACTTTGTTGTAACGAGAGATCTTGGTGATGAAGTTTCGTGGGTTGTTCAGGTCGGATGAGATTGGCATACGCACTCTCAAGGTGCATACGTTGTCGAATTCTCTTAGAAGCTCTTCCACCTGGTGAAAAATGAAAACAGAGAATTTTATAGACAGAGTTTCCAGAGATTGAGGATGAAAATGTGATTTGGTTATGTGATAGTTTATTATTACCATTGCCTTTGTTTTTGAGTAGAAGGAACCGGTGAAGTTCGGTTTGTCTTCTTCCTTGAAGCCAATCCCTGAACCTTCTGGATGTGCAGCGTCATACTCAAATATACAACCGGTGGCAAAGTTCATCATCAACAGACCATTCTCTCTGCAAACATCTGCCAGAGTCAAAGTACCAGCAACGTTCACTCGGATGGTCTCTGTTTTGTGAGACTCACACCAGTCAACATTGGGTCTGCCCGTTAAACCGGCTGCATTGAAGACATGAGTAGGTTTGACTCTACGAATATCCGCCACAAGAGAAGCTCTGTCCTCTAGCCTCCCTTTCCCATACTCGTACGCAATCCCTTGCTTCTCACAGAGCTTTCCTAGAAGACCACCGAGCCACCCAGTTTTACCATAGATGAGGAACTTAAAGGACGTTTTGTTGTCTCCAGAACCACCAGTCTTGGGGGGAGTAACCACCGTGAACGTCTGATTACCATCAGCATCCTTGCGCTCGTCACCACTATCACAGAGTCTATCACCAGGCATCATCAGCATCCTTGGATGAGGAAGCAGAGCTCCAGAAACATCTCCCCACCACTCAGGGTTCGCAGTGTACCACTCCATAGTCTTCTTCAACCCTTCCTCCCAAGTGGTTCGCTCCGCCCACCCCAGTTTCTTCAGCTTCTGGTCATCGAGGAAGTACCTCTGGTCATTAAAAGGCCGGTTCTCCACAAACTGAATGGTGGAGTCAGGGTTAATCCCAAAGAGCTTGGAGATATCATTAGCCACATCAATCACTCTCCTCTCTTTCGTCGTCCCAATATTATACACATGGTTAACCTCCCCTTTGTGCAAAACAACCTCAAACGCCTCAGCAACATCTTCACAGTATAAATAACTCCTCACATTAGACCCATCTCCGTGAATCGGAAGCGGCTTCCCACTCATAGCCAACAGAATAAACTTAGGAATCAACTTCTCAGGAAACTGATTCGGACCATAAACATTATTCCCACGAGTAGTTATCACCGGCAACCCATAAGATCTCCCATACGCCATCACAAGCATCTCAGCACCCGCCTTAGTAGCAGAATACGGATTAGTCGGAAGCAACTGAGAAGCTTCATGATTCCCCACGGAAGCATCCTCATCAGTCTCTCCATAAACCTCATCAGTACTCACATGAATAAACCTCCTGATCTGCCCAGTGACTTTACAAGCCTCCAAAAGCACATGGGTCCCGTAGATATTGTTCTTGGTGAACTCAAAGCTGTTACCGAAGGAGTTATCAACATGGGTTTGAGCTGCGAAGTGCATGATGGTGTCGATGTTCTCGGTGATGAGAAGGTAGTTGACGAGGTCGGCGCTGGCGATGTCGCCCTTGACGAACTTGAAGTTGGGGGAGGATTTGGAAGGGTTGAGGTTCTTGAGGTTGGAGCAGTAGTCGAGCTTGTCGAGGACCACGATCTTGTAGTCGGGGTAGGTGCGGACTAGCCTGTTTGCCACGTGGGAGGCGATGAATCCCGCCGCTCCGGTGATGAGGATGTTCTTGGGCTTATATGTAGCCATTGCGATGTgaacaattataataatatctGCAACATCAGAAACCATGTAATTTCATCGAACAGGTGGAGTGCAAACATAATCATCATGATCCATGAAACAGATCTATACTCATTAGTACGAAAAGATACAGCTAATAGCGAAATCCAGATCGGAAAAAGTTAGATCCAGATCCACAAGTATGACGAATGTAGTAATCAAATGAGAAGCAGATCCAATGGCAAAACgattaaccaataaaaaatagcaTCGATAAAAGCGGCACGACGTCGTACGTTCACGAATTAGCTCAGAGATCATAGAGAAAGAGAGTTGGGGGGGACGTACCGAGTCGATTCGGATCAAGA
It encodes the following:
- the LOC125609053 gene encoding F-box/kelch-repeat protein At4g39560-like, translating into MEEERWESSPPPAKKMKVSPSSSGLWSLPDEVAVNCLAQISRFDLAALAIASKSHRSLVSSPELLELRRQKGCTETCFYVCMRVSPDPSRPPRWFILSPHHRLNPIPWNPSQASESSSYVAVDGGIYVLGGLIDGRHRTRDVWFLDCFSHTWTRVPSMKMPRASASANLVDGRIYVSGGCVEEKANPINWSEVFDIKTQTWGHWYLPKLRFSICQSVVIEEEKKVYVVDEGRRSFYLLPSECLFWRLNKTICDFIPGTRNDWCAIGKLLFCRGTTCGRILWCEPNELRWKPVKGLEVYDICRLSSNSAGNIVIFWNSHLRQTWLWSAEISLRREQEEIWGKMEWSDAVFKLDTLSPSSVLYSASVLVSAK
- the LOC125609052 gene encoding trifunctional UDP-glucose 4,6-dehydratase/UDP-4-keto-6-deoxy-D-glucose 3,5-epimerase/UDP-4-keto-L-rhamnose-reductase RHM3-like, producing MATYKPKNILITGAAGFIASHVANRLVRTYPDYKIVVLDKLDYCSNLKNLNPSKSSPNFKFVKGDIASADLVNYLLITENIDTIMHFAAQTHVDNSFGNSFEFTKNNIYGTHVLLEACKVTGQIRRFIHVSTDEVYGETDEDASVGNHEASQLLPTNPYSATKAGAEMLVMAYGRSYGLPVITTRGNNVYGPNQFPEKLIPKFILLAMSGKPLPIHGDGSNVRSYLYCEDVAEAFEVVLHKGEVNHVYNIGTTKERRVIDVANDISKLFGINPDSTIQFVENRPFNDQRYFLDDQKLKKLGWAERTTWEEGLKKTMEWYTANPEWWGDVSGALLPHPRMLMMPGDRLCDSGDERKDADGNQTFTVVTPPKTGGSGDNKTSFKFLIYGKTGWLGGLLGKLCEKQGIAYEYGKGRLEDRASLVADIRRVKPTHVFNAAGLTGRPNVDWCESHKTETIRVNVAGTLTLADVCRENGLLMMNFATGCIFEYDAAHPEGSGIGFKEEDKPNFTGSFYSKTKAMVEELLREFDNVCTLRVRMPISSDLNNPRNFITKISRYNKVVNIPNSMTILDELLPISIEMAKRNLKGIWNFTNPGVVSHNEILEMYKSYIEPGFKWSNFTLEEQAKVIVAPRSNNEMDGAKLSKEFPELLSIKDSLIKYVFEPNKRT